A stretch of the Erinaceus europaeus chromosome 23, mEriEur2.1, whole genome shotgun sequence genome encodes the following:
- the LOC103125122 gene encoding LOW QUALITY PROTEIN: heterogeneous nuclear ribonucleoprotein A1-like (The sequence of the model RefSeq protein was modified relative to this genomic sequence to represent the inferred CDS: deleted 2 bases in 1 codon) has protein sequence MSKSESPKEPEQLRKLFIGGLSFETTDESLRSHFEQWGTLTDCVVMRDPNTKRSRGFGFVTYATVEEVDAAMNARPHKVDGRVVEPKRAVSREDSQRPGDHLTVKKIFVGGIKEDTEEHHLRDYFEQYGKIEVIEIVTDRGSGKKRGFAFVTFDDHDSVNKIVIQKYHTVNGHNCEVRKALSKQEMASASSSQRGRSGSGNFGGGRGGSFGGNDNFGRGGNFSGRGGFGGSRGGGGYGGSGDGYNGFGNDGSNFGGGGSYNDFGNYNNQSSNFGPMKGGNFGGRSSGPYGGGGQYFAKPRNQGGYGGSSSSSSYQRQKVLIARKQSLAGEESQRSDREATGYNRFVNSAKHSGGRA, from the exons ATGTCGAAATCTGAGTCTCCCAAGGAGCCAGAACAGCTGCGGAAGCTCTTCATCGGAGGCTTGAGCtttgaaacaacagatgagagtctGAGAAGCCATTTTGAGCAATGGGGAACTCTCACAGACTGCGTGGTTATGAGAGACCCAAACACCAAGCGCTCCAGAGGTTTCGGTTTTGTCACCTACGCCACCGTGGAGGAGGTGGATGCTGCCATGAATGCAAGGCCACACAAGGTGGATGGGAGAGTTGTGGAACCAAAGAGAGCTGTCTCTAGAGAAGATTCTCAACGACCTGGTGACCATTTAACTGTGAAAAAGATTTTTGTTGGTGGCATTAAAGAAGACACTGAAGAACACCACCTAAGAGATTATTTTGAACAGTATGGGAAAATTGAAGTTATTGAAATCGTGACTGATCGGGGCAGTGGCAAAAAGAGAGGCTTTGCTTTTGTAACCTTTGATGACCATGACTCTGTCAACAAGATTGTCATTCAGAAATACCATACCGTGAATGGCCACAACTGTGAAGTGAGGAaagccttatcaaagcaagagatGGCTAGTGCCTCATCCAGCCAAAGAGGACGAAGTGGTTctggaaactttggtggtggccgTGGAGGTAGCTTTGGTGGCAATGACAACTTCGGCcgaggaggaaacttcagtggtcGAGGTGGCTTCGGTGGCAGCCGAGGTGGTGGCGGATATGGTGGCAGTGGGGATGGCTACAATGGATTTGGCAATGATGGAAGCAATTTTGGAGGTGGCGGAAGCTACAATGATTTTGGCAATTACAATAACCAGTCCTCCAATTTTGGACCTATGAAAGGAGGAAACTTTGGAGGCCGAAGCTCTGGCCCCTATGGTGGTGGTGGCCAGTACTTCGCCAAACCACGAAACCAAGGTGGATATGGTGGctccagcagcagcagtagctat CAGCGGCAGAAGGTTTTAATTGCCAGGAAACAAAGCTTAGCAGGAGAGGAGAGCCAGAGAAGTGACAGGGAAGCTACAGGTTACAACAGATTTGTGAACTCAGCCAAGCACAGTGGTGGCAGGGCCTAG